A window of Paraburkholderia sp. ZP32-5 genomic DNA:
GCCCGCTGGTGTCGTGCCGGCGAGCGCGGTGGTCACCGGGCTGAAGCTCGCGAGTGTTACGTTGCCGTATGCGCAGGCGGTCTCCGGCAACAACGGGATTCAGGTCACGCAGCAGGCCACGGTGCCGCTCTACTTTGCGCGCGTGTTCGGCAAGACCCAGCAGACGATCTCGGCGACATCGACTGCGGGTGCCGGCGGCGGCGCGGAACCGGCGCTGTACAACGTGATGATCGTGCTCGACGCTACGCGCTCGATGGCGACGACGACCGACAACCATTGCAAGGACTCGAAGGGCAACTCGCAGACCCGACTGCAGTGCGCGCAGGCCGGCGCTTTGAAACTGCTGACGGGGCTGACCAACGCTGGAGACAACGTCGGGCTGATGGCGTTTCCGCCGCAGACTTCGTCTTCGTACAACTTCTCGTGCACCGGTAAGTCGCCGACTGTCGCGAGCAGCTATTCGGCGTCGGGGTTGAGCTATCAGATTTCGCAGCTGGGTACGGGGTATCTCGGCAGCAACGGTAAGGTGAGCACGACCTCCAGCATCGTGCAGGCGCTCGGTGGTGGCAACTGTAGCGGGATGCCGGCGCCAGGCGGGCTCGGAACCTTCTACGCGCAGGCGATCACGGCCGCGCAGGCGGCGCTGCAAGCGACTTCGTCGACCCAGCATCCGGCTGGCCAGAACGTAATCATCCTGTTGAGCGACGGCATTGCCTCGTCGACAAAGACCCAGTTGGGCAGCACCTATACCAGCCAGTATGGTAGCGAGTGCTATGCCGCGATCCAGGCCGCTGCCGCGGCGAAAGCCGTTACCAGTACCGGTACCAGTACGTTGATTTATACCGTCGCGTATCTTGGCGGCGAAGCGTCGTCGGCACCGAACTGCGACGACGGCAGCGGTGGGCAGGACACCACGCCAAAGGTGCGCACTGCCTGCGGCACGATGCAAGCGATTGCAACCAGCCAGTCATACTTCTACTCGGATACCTGCTCGAATGCGGCGGGCGGCACCAACAGTCTGAATACGTTGTTCACCCAGATCGCCTACAGCTTGACCAAGCCGCGGTTGATCCCGCAGACCGCGCAGTGAATGCGTGCGCGCGAGTCACGGCATGTCGTGCCGATCAGCCGCGCGCCTTCCCTGAAAAATCGGCAGACGCCAGCCGAAACGCATCGACGCGAGCCGCACCATCACACAGGCGAGCGTCGCGAACCACGGCGTCCACCAGTCGGTCCAGCCTGCATACGAAAAGCCGACCTGCACCCCCGCGCCGAACAGCGCCGCCGATGCATAGATTTCGCGTTCGAGAATCGCCGGCACGCGCGACAGCATCACGTCGCGCATCACACCGCCGCCCACTGCGCTGACGGTGCCGAGCAGGATCGCGAGTTCGGCATTGTGGCTGTACACCAAAGCCTTCTGCGCACCCGCCACCGCGAATAAGCCAAGGCCGATCGCATCGAAAAATAGCACCGGCTGACGCAGCCGGCGCACCTGCGGATACGCGAGAATCGTGACCGCCGCGGCGGCCAGCGAACTCGCCAGATAGCGCCAGTTCGACAGCCCCGCCGGTGGAATCGCGCCGATGCAGACGTCGCGCACGATGCCGCCGCCGCACGCCACCATGAACGCGACTGCGGCAATACCGAACAGGTCGAGCCGTCGTTGCCGCGCGGCCACCGCGCCGCTGATCGCGAACGTGAAGGTACCGACCAGATCGAAAAAGGTATAGACGGCGTGTGAATTCACAGTGATTTATCGAGTTGAGCGGGCAGGGCGCCGGCTTCGCTGGCGAGCAGACTGCTCGAAAGCTTGCCGAGCAGTTGTTCGAGCATCTGGCGTTCGTTCGCGCTAAGCGCGTCGGAGAGTCGGGCTTCCAGCATCGAGCCTAATACTTCCGATGCCTGCGCGATGTCGAGCCCTTGCGTGGTGGCGCGTAACGCGACGCTGCGGCGGTCGGTCGAATGCGGGTTGCGTTCGAGCAGGCCGCGCG
This region includes:
- a CDS encoding vWA domain-containing protein, with the translated sequence MKRKYLGLRGSRRRERGAVSVLVAISMVVLLGFAALGVDYGYLAYSQRRLQSATDAAALAGAVDLWTQSMDTVSSDAQAFSAGRNNTLPAGVVPASAVVTGLKLASVTLPYAQAVSGNNGIQVTQQATVPLYFARVFGKTQQTISATSTAGAGGGAEPALYNVMIVLDATRSMATTTDNHCKDSKGNSQTRLQCAQAGALKLLTGLTNAGDNVGLMAFPPQTSSSYNFSCTGKSPTVASSYSASGLSYQISQLGTGYLGSNGKVSTTSSIVQALGGGNCSGMPAPGGLGTFYAQAITAAQAALQATSSTQHPAGQNVIILLSDGIASSTKTQLGSTYTSQYGSECYAAIQAAAAAKAVTSTGTSTLIYTVAYLGGEASSAPNCDDGSGGQDTTPKVRTACGTMQAIATSQSYFYSDTCSNAAGGTNSLNTLFTQIAYSLTKPRLIPQTAQ
- a CDS encoding trimeric intracellular cation channel family protein encodes the protein MNSHAVYTFFDLVGTFTFAISGAVAARQRRLDLFGIAAVAFMVACGGGIVRDVCIGAIPPAGLSNWRYLASSLAAAAVTILAYPQVRRLRQPVLFFDAIGLGLFAVAGAQKALVYSHNAELAILLGTVSAVGGGVMRDVMLSRVPAILEREIYASAALFGAGVQVGFSYAGWTDWWTPWFATLACVMVRLASMRFGWRLPIFQGRRAADRHDMP
- a CDS encoding MarR family winged helix-turn-helix transcriptional regulator, whose protein sequence is MYSDFLTFRLDLTSALLINRANVVYRERWNLDVRALRVLRLVCAEPDITPKAVSQRALIEKTLLSKVLAELEARGLLERNPHSTDRRSVALRATTQGLDIAQASEVLGSMLEARLSDALSANERQMLEQLLGKLSSSLLASEAGALPAQLDKSL